Part of the Sorghum bicolor cultivar BTx623 chromosome 1, Sorghum_bicolor_NCBIv3, whole genome shotgun sequence genome, TAGATTGTCGTTTGCCACTATGCTCATGCTCAGTAATAAACACGGAGTACTTCTCTCAGCAAGCAGTAGCTCCCAGTTCATTTCACTTGTAGTTTTCCATAGGAACAAATCGCTTTGCGGCTCTTGATTTTCATTCACTCACTTGGGCGCAGGCCTTTCAAGGTTAACAACTGATGAGAAGCTCCAGGGTGCATTTGCTCCTTTCGGGAGGATTCTCGAAGGTACAAAACAAGCTTTCTTCGAGTAGTGATGTTCAGGCATCTGTTCATCCTGTTCCTCACTCCAAATTGTAATGTGCTTTCATATTACTCCGTGCAGCAAAAGTGGTGACGGATAGAGTTTCTGGGAGGTCAAAGGGTTTCGGTTTCGTGAGATATGCCACCATAGAAGAGGCTGAGAAAGCGCGGCAGGAGATGAACGCCAAGTTTCTGGATGGATGGGTCATCTTCGTTGACCCTGCCAAGCCAAGGCAGCCAAAGCCCGCTCCTGAGCAGGACACCAGTTCCTCGCATGTTGGCTTCACGACGAACAAGACTGTAGGATGGTGCGGCTAGGTGGATTGATCTTTGATCTTTCACAGCACAAAACTTGGATGATGGATACCCGAGAGTAGGTCTGATTGAGGATACTATCAGAAACAGCCAAGTGTAGACATGGCCGGGCAATGCAGATAGCTGGGGACAGTTCTCCTATGTTTGGCCTCGTTGTTTTTGCGTTCATTCAACGTCGTTGCTCTAGCGCATGATGATGATTGGTGCAAAGTTGATtattctatttttttaaaagtttAAGGGCATAAGCCCCAGTCTTTCAAGTAACATCAAATGACCACGTCATTACAGCACCGAAGTTTTAATGCCAGAAAGCTCCACCAGGACTAAAAATCTCCATTACGATACAGTCTAAACAAACATCAAAATTATGCTATTTCTACCCtgtccttaggccttgtttagttcccaaaattttttaaaatttttcatcacatcgaatttttgtacacatgcataaaacattaaatataaacgaaaataaaaactaattacacagtttgtctgtaatttgtgagatgaatctttttagcctagttactctataattaaataataattgtcacaaacaaacgaaagtgctacagtagccaaagccaaaaaaaaaacacgaactgaacaaggccttacatgATTGCTGCTCGTCTTGTTACCTGTTTTTGCAATTTATTAGTAGACACTAACCCACAGATTTGGCTGATATTCCAGACTAGAACAAATTTGTTGTAACATTCAGTTCAGCTTAGATAAACTTGGCGTGTAATGACACATCGAGATGATCCACTCTTCTAAACAGCTACTCCGTAGGCTGATATACACATTGATGCATATAATGTAGAAACGTTACTAAAATGCAAACTCGTCGTAGCCATCGTAAACGACCAGGCATAAAAATTTATGGTGGGAGCGTGCGTATATCACACAGCCGCACAGCGGAAAGATATTCAGGTGTCGGAGCGCTTTACATGTCATAGTATGCACGTGTGATCAGTCGATTATCCAGGAGAACACCTGCTGCAGTCACACCAAGCTGGTACCTGGAagcatgtgtggcaaatgacGCCCTGCACACGCGCAATAACAACACACCGAGTACACAATACATCTAGACTTCTTTTCTCATAGGAGTATCTAACTTAAGAAAAAGGTACATAGACAAACTCATGTCCATACTGTCTAGTCTCTAGAAAGGTCTGTGCCCTGAATCATCTCCTAGACTAAACTGCACTATGTACAAAGATAAATTCTCTTCCATACATCACAAACCAGGTTAAGCAAACACAGATTAGATTTGCTCAAGCAAGTGATTTCTGCACTAAGACTAGGTTCTTGAACATCACCAAGGGGTGCGACTCCAGCACTGACTCCTTCTGTCAACAGAACAACAGGTGAGTGGTAATACTGGTTCAAAAATTTAATCAAATAACTTCACCATTTCATGAACCATAAGAATATGCCACAGAAAATCTGGTTACCTCTTCAGCTGATAAAATGGTGAACCCAAGCTTCTCTGACCAGATTTGCGCCATTTCAGGATCAACAGGCGCAGTAAGAAGGCTTACATTCCAGGCTCTCAAATTTGCCTCAATTGACTTTAGGAGAAGTATGAAGTAACCCTGCACAAAGAAACGCCAAACAATAGGACTCAATTGTAGAAGTAGCTGAAATGGTTTCATTTGGAATTATCAAAACAAAATGACATTATCGCATGTCAGTCCTTAAAAAAATTGGACTCCCATACGGGTAGGTGAAGGGACCCAGGGATCAGATAAAAGGATTGGAAAATTAACATAAAGTGGAACAGCACCCAAAATATCTGCTGATACGATTAATGCTTGATGACTAAATATATTCCAAATCATtttctttttgaaaaaaatgtaGTCAGTGAATCATCTACATTCTCTAGTTATGCATtgctttctttttttattaggAGTGGCACATGTAGAATCATATTACATGAGATAGTCGACAATATCAGTTATAGAGTGTCTGGTTCAAGTTGAATTCCACCTTTTTTCTGCACTCTCTACGAGTGGCGATAAGGACCAGTTCTGCAATTTGTTCCATGCGCACTTTCAGAATCGCAGCAGACACAACATGCGTGCTGCAATGAaatcaaaatagaaaaaaataagtaAGAATATCAGTGTgtgtatacacacacacacacacacacacactcagtTTGAGGACACAAAATCTGCAGTTTATGTGTGCTCTTTTTGTAAAGTTTGCACGCAGAACCATAAAAATGCAAGGATTGAAGGCATAACAGAGGCGTCACTATGAAGACCAGAAAAACAAAATGGCATAATAATGAAAGGCATGGCACGGAAAAGAACCACCTTGCGGTTAACAGTGCACAATACATTCCTCGAAAATCCTTCTCTTGGTCTCCATTTTTGCTGCAACAATGAAGTTTAGATTGTTTACATACTTCAATCTATGAAAAAAAAAGGACTAAAGGTAAATGCAGATCAATGAACCCACTCATACATGACTTAAGAGTTGGCAAAATAAGCAAGAACGTACCAATTAACCATATCTGAGAAGATGTCACTGTGCTCATCAGTAGATTCCACAAATGCATCCTATGAAGTACAGATATCAAGGTGAGACTATAGCAACCAAGAAGCTACTGACAGGCAGATGCAAAATTTATAAGCGAAACAACAACTTACTTTGAAGATATCAATGACCTGAGGCATGAAGAGTTTGACATCCCTACTTGCGTCCATTCCACTTAAAAGCCGCCAACAAATATTGGATCTTATCCGTCTAAGGAAGGCAATCTCTTCACACTTTTCCAGTCCTTCTTCTAGACGGTCACGAAGCAATTGACATTCTTGGCAGCACAAGAAGCGAAAACACACGTACTCTTTCAAAATTTCCAGAGGCACCTGAAATGTTCAGTTTAATCATTCAGATGTATCACTCACAATGGCAGGCCTTCCTTTCGCCCATATAAGTGAAAAGGTCACAAACCTTCTTTTTTACAACTCTATTGTTGTAACATTTCACGTGGCATGGTCTCTCGCACTGCAAATAGTAACAACAAGGCATAATTCACAAGCCAGCAATCTATCAAAAGCAATACGTTGGGCATAAGCATTAAGCAGAGCAGACCTGGTTACAGAAGATAATCATGTCTGGATCGATATTTCCAATCGTTGTGTGGCCATACCTGACATTATGTAAAGATGCAAATTTTCATATAAAGGAGCTCACCTGATCCTATCAATCTATCGATAAAAAATACTTATTAGTAGTATCTTACCCACAAAAATAGCAACTCTCAGTTTCGACCACTCTTCCTTGTAAAGTCCGTTTCAGGGGAACAATAGGTCCACTGGTAGTAGAAGGTTGTCTGCCACAACCTGTAATAAAAAGAACCAATTGGCACAACACAGAGGCTCTAAATAATTTGCAAATATAAAGCTCAACGATCACTCCCTCGTTGCCTAAAGGTAATACAATTAACTCTAAATAACATAGCCTTCAAATAAAAATCTATATGTGaccaaagaaacaaaaaaagggCTAGACTACTGAGGCCAAGTCAGTTCTTTTGACAGGGCAGCGTGAACTCCAGCATAATTACTCTGCACACTTATAAAGATATTGGAAAAATACTGTATCTGCAGAAGGTACATAAACTAAGTCGACTATACACTTTGAACACACAAGAACAGAAAATTGAAGGAATCATTGATACACACCAGTGCATTCATGCAAGTGGGCAAAAACAAAGATGATAAGGAACAAATCAGGGCTCATAAGTCATAATACAACTTAAGAGATTTAGTGACAAGACTGTAGCAAACCAATTaagtaaaaaacaaaaaaaacagttTGTGAAGCCAGGATAGGAGGCATCAATGATTGCGGAGGAAAAAGAAACTTCATTTCAACCAAAAAAATAAACTTTAAATCTTTATACAGATAAAACGCCCTCTAGAACAAACAATATACAGCAATATTGTATCCATCTCAAGACAGTAGATGACTTTGCAAGCTCTACAGCAAGAATGGTAGTAGCAAAGCAAAACAAATGAGGGATGGTAGTAGTAAATCCACCAAGAATATGAGAGCCCTCGCTTGAAGACCACATCGCCATCCCAAAAAGTTTCACTATTCAACAACTCCTTTGCTTCAACACTATGGCCACGGCCAGGTAAGATGTCGCAGGAGCACTGCTTAGTCAGTAGTCACTACCCATCATCCTTTTCTCTCTAGAAGTATTTTCCTTAGACAAAAAACCCTGTAAGGATATACTACAACATTTCCAATCCACGAGGGAATCTAGCAGAAAGATACTATTCTCCCCGTAAAGTGTGATTGTTTGTCTAGTGAGTAAGGATATACTACAACATTTCCAATCCCTGACCTTTGCGGAACTTTTTGCTCACAGGTTAATGTCTTGCTTGAAAAACTTCCATGAGGGGATTACCTTATTACCCTTCCATCTTTTAGGAATGGCAAGTGCTCAGTGCGTTTTTTTAGGAGACAGGAGGGGTAACCCCCTACTGGTTAATATATATTAATTAATAGCAAAAAAAGATGTGTCCCCATGCTTCAAGTTCCATCTATGTAAGGTATCAAGTATCAACTGCATAGTCCTAAAATAGTCCAATTCCTCaaatctatatctcttataaagctaatccCCACTACATGTTCCatcttaacatgcaagctatccacatcATCTTCCCCTCACTATCCACATCGTCTCCCACTAAAAGTCATGTCATCCCACTAACTTCCAACCTCTTAATGCAACCAATTTTGATAAAAAAGGATGTAAGAACATGTACATGATTTAACTCACACATACAGTAATTTAATTTCTAAGAGTCCTGTAGCAACACGTGGCGtatccttctagttctagttaaccCAACGATCCAGGCCACAAACAATTGACTGGAACGGTTAGAGACATAAATATCTATCTCTTACAAAAAGTTGAATAACAAGTTAACAGGATGGCACAAAGCTAAATCTGGCATGGTATTAGCATTCACAAAGACCGCAGACAGTTaaatgcccccccccccccctcctctTTTTTTGACTTTGTCGTTAGATAGAATGTAACTTTCAAATAATTTATTCCTTAAAAACAAGGAAGGAAGGAATCTCTTAGGCTCTAGCAGGCAGGTCCTATGGCAAAGAGAACTACAGAGTCATCTTCCAACAAGGTGAACTGATCGTAAATTATTGCAGCAGGATACCCTCTTTTAAACAGATCATCACAAAGACATCAACCAATATATGCCTGAGCATTCACAAAGGGTGCAGGCATAGCTGCTAATTCAAAAGAGATCATGAACCATAACCACACAACCTGCAGCAAACTGAATAATCTGCATTGGGTAATTTAATGAAATAGACACAAACCTAAATAAGCTTGGTTATTACAATGAACCTCAGGGTACGCATTACACAATACCCATTAAGTTACCTGATGCAGAAGTAAGGTTAGGGTAGTCACTGAAGCTGGAAACACTAGCATTGTCAAATCCATTTGAATTCAAATGATCTTGCAGTTGCAGAGCTAGCTTATGAAGTGTTGAACCTTCTGGTGTATAAATGTTGTGATACCTGAAACATAAAGTTTTCACAACATAGATGAACTTAAACACCCAAGAACTCTTTTTTTAGGTCTAGATTATTACAAAGAGTTAACTGAATGCCATTTGAACTTATAGCTCTTCTATGAGTAATAAAGTTTGCATGGGCACAATTTCTTCCCAAAAATGGTGGTGCTTACGGTTGTCGTCTTCTCCCCATGCCAGCATGTTCTTCAAAGTGTGAAGGAGCAAACTGGAGTTGAAAGAGAACAGCAAAAACATCAATTGGTCCTCATGCAGAATAATTACACCTTAACAAACAAAATTCACTGATTGCTTAGTTTTGTACCTCTTGACTGCAACAGTTACAGATGATACCTGTTCCCCACTTATACCCTTGCTTTAGAACCTAAGAAAACAGTGAAGCATGAGTCCTCTTAAGAGTGCTACAGATTCAGGTGACTGCAGAAAAAGTGGCCAATATAGTTCACACAAATATCCAGAGCAGAGAGCACCTCTCCATTCTTCAACTTGTAAGTCAACAAAGTATTATCTGCAAGGCCCCCCTCCTTGAAAATCAGTGGATGCAAAGTGGTATCCCTGAGGAAAAGTTAGGTTATGCATCATTTCAAAATGTCATGTAAAAGAACACCTTTCACCAGTGTTTGGAGAAAGATCCCTTAAATGTTACAAAAGACTTGATCTTTTACCTTGTTTTTGATTCTTTTGACTTTGTGCCTATGCTGTAGTTTGGGAGTGGCCCTTGCACGATTGTTACTGGACTTGATAAAGAAAGCCCATTTGTGGAATCATGTTTACAGTAGTTAGGGCTTACTACATTAGGTACTGGAGAATCAGACTTAACACCATCGATGCTGAGAGGGCCTCCTGTGTTCTCACTGCAAGTTTCTTCAGTGCCTTTCTTCTCTGAGGTGCCAGTAGAGAGGCCAGAAACCCCTTTGCCTGGGCTTCCACTAAAGTTTGGAGTTGAAGTCTCAGTGCCTCCTTGTCTAAACTGTCTCCCAGACCGCCTTTTAGATGCACTCCAGTTAAGGTTTGAGATGGTATTGCTGGCAGATTCTTTCAAGTAGCTTCTCAAACTATAAATCATCTCCCCTGCAGCCGACCCCCGTGAACTAGAAGTGGGGTTTCACAGCAAGGTGAAGTTAGCATGAGGAGCATTATGATCATTTAAAAGTAATTGACTGCAAATTGGCAGTACACTTTATTGAAATGGTGAAAAGGTTTGCTAAAACAgttaagagatagataaataaatTAGGAAGGATAGGGATGGTCAGTTCAAAGTTAAGAATCAATTCTCACTGAAAACGCATCCCACTAGCCCAAGCATCCCTTGCACTATGAGCTTACTGAGCATATACAGAAGCTGAAGCCTCAAAACAATAGTAGGTAAAACTATGGATGCATATATAGAATATAGGAACATAAATAGGTCTTGAAATAACACGGCCCGGTAtataggtatttataaatgtgaaCTTAAGTATTATTGAAATTTTGCAATGCAACCTACCTCTGAGCCGAACAACCACCTGAAGCCACAGCATCTAAATAATCTTTATCTTTCCTCTTTTGAAACGAAGCTAAATGATCAACAAGATGGAAGATAGGACAAGGGAAATTAGCACCTGCTGAGCAACACACAAAACCAATAAATACTTAGGTGCTAGCTAAAATACCTTTCCACTTGTTATACTCATCAAAATTAGGAGCAAATCCAATCTTTTCTTCAATGAAATCGCCAAGCATGTTAAGCTTATAAGGTTTTAGTTCTTTCACCAGCCTGAATAGAGAAATCCCGGTATCCAAGAAGATGTGATCATTCCGGTTGTGAGATGACTGACCAGAATGCTCCTCAAACTCACGTGCATTCATGATCTACAATTTATCAGGCATCATGAGGTCAGGTATCAGACAATTTACAAAGAGGCGTAGAAGTTATCATTGATGCAACACAAacagtaccaaaaagcttacatTACTACTGTAATTACACTTTGGGCAGCCACAACAATAACCCTGTCCATTTATCCGTCCAACGTTCTCCACCTAAAGATAATCAATGAAGCATAAATGTTGTTCTTGAGATATAAAACCGTAGGTTTCGATCAGTTTACTGAATCAACAATCCTAATGCCAGCAGGAACAACACACACCTCATCCTTCCTGTAGGTCACCCTGAAACCTTCAAGCAGTCCAGTGGAAAGCAATCCTCTAACATTTCTAAGGTCACTGTCTAGCTGATATTTTATTTCTGTCACTCCCACTTTAACATCATGCATCACATGGTCACTACCTGCTTCATCTTTGATCTGTTCTGCAGCAGGCCCTTCAACACCGTACATAGTGTCTGATTCAGTCGTGGAACTGTTTTCCCTGCTTAAAAACAGAAGCAGAAGGgactaagactggaacaaaccTGCAAGGAGAACTAATAGGGATAATTGCATAAATACTTGTCTGATTCTACCAGTTTATGATTGAACACATGTCCCCGACTCGCAGTGAATGTCTAACCCTTCGCTACGAAATTACACTATCGCACAGATAGTTGCCCTAACAAATCGATCAGTGGAATCGCTCACCCCAAACCAAGCGGACACAACCTGGCCATCTCCTCGGTCAGCATTTCCACGTCTCCCCGTCCAGGCGAAGGGGCCGAAGGGGGCTCCGCCGTCACGCCGTCAAACTGAACCCCGTCGGTTTCCCAGTCATGGGCCGAAGGCGGGGCAGACGAGGCTTCGGCGGCGGGCACAGTCATGGGTACCCCGGCGGCCGCCCGGAACTCCTCCGCGAAGGCCTCGGCGGGCACGTCCCTGAGCTCGTGGAACAGGTCGTAGAGCGACTTGCCGTTGAGGAGCAGGATGTGTCCGTTCTGGTTCTTCGACTCCGACCCCGCGTGCTTCTCGAACTGCAGCGCCGACAGCACCTGCGCGGCGTGGAGAAGAAAAGCCTGAGAATTTCCGCGCAAAAACCACATAACCAGCGAAGTGTTCCAAAACAGATGGACATGTGAATGTGATCGAGCAGACTGACCTTGTCGCGGTAGCCGCAGCGGGCGGAGGCGGGGCAGGCGCAGGCGTAGCCGCCGTGAGTGACGAATCCGTCGAGCCAGGCCTGCGAGCGGAGCGGAGCAATTAAAAGAAGCGGCGATGTTCGGATGACCCGAACCGGGTCTACCGGTTTTGTGGTCGATGTACTCACATCTGTTTTCGCGGAAACATAAGTGACTGGTACGTGGTACAAGAATGGCAGTAGATCCCTAACGCAATTGATAGTCACGCCCGACGTAGTAGAACGAGAACGATCACCCTGGTGCTTCTGCATTGATTGGTACAAAAGAGGACCGAGGTTGGCGGCGGCGACAGAATGGAGAACGGCAGCGGCTGGAGACGTTCAGCACTTCAGCGTAAGAACAGAAAGGTGAGCTCTCAGGTGAGTAGAAAAGAGGACGACGAGGACGGAGCCGGATTCAGTGACTTTATAGAACAAAATCACGATGTAACTTTACTTCAGTCTCCACCCTCCAAGTAGCATCTAACGGCTGCAGACACTTGTAGATTCATCAGCTCACATAGCAGACCACTCACAGCAGGCCAACGCAAATGATTTTAAGCAAAAGCTTCTAACAGTTTGTAGATTGAAGTAAAAATGACTAGCGCACTAGTAGCAGCTCGTTCTCAAACGAACAGGCTGATGAGAACCTGAATAGGAGTTTATTGATCTTGGtatgtttttaatttttttatttctttttcttttttttgtccaCACTGATTAGCAGAACTTGCTTTGGTTAATTTTTTAGTCTTAGATCAGTTGGTTGGATTCCTTGTGGTGTAATCTGTCCACCTAGGTTCAATTCTTGACTTGGCACGGGTCCTTGTGGTGGAATCTATCCGCCTAGGTTCAAaaatttagacgtatgcatgaagtattaaatatatatatgaaaataaaaactaattgcacagtttggtcggaattgacaagacaaatcttttgagcctagttagtccatgattggataatatttgtcaaatacaaacgaaagtactacagtgtcgatttcccaaaatttttcgaaactaaacaaggccttactcctGACCTTACCCGTTAACTCCTGATATTTCCACACTTAGAAAAAATGATAACAAGTCTATGAGGGGAaatgtaaaaaaataaaaataacttaCTCCTGACCTTACCCATTAACTCTTGATATTTCTACACTTCAGAAAAAAATGATAACAAGTCTATGAGGGGGAaatgtaaaaaaataaaaataacttaCTCCTGACCTTACCCATTAACTCCTGATATTTCCACACTTGAGAAAAAATGATAACAAGTCTATGAGGGGAaatgtaaaaaataaaaataaaccgAAAATCTCAAAGGCAGCTTCGCTAATGTTAGCGGACAGGAAAATGAAGATTTTTCTTTTTgctctttaggccttgtttagttcgggaggaaaagtttttgggtgtcacatcaaatatttcatAGAATATCAGAAGTAGCATtcagatactaataaaaaactaattacattactcgtctggaaatcgcgagacaaatttattaagcctaattaatctgtgattagcacatgtgggttactatagcacttaaggctaatcatggactgattaagcttcgtctcgcgattttcaaccaaactatgtaattattttatgttttatctatatttaatgttttatacatgtgtctaaatattcgatgaaataggtgaaaactttttggattataGCGATTAGTGCCTAATCATGGacgacttaaaagattcaccttgcaaaatatatacaaactatataattatttatttttttatctaattTAGTGCTCTATGTATGTATCTAAATATTCGATAAAATAAGATGAAGAGTTTTT contains:
- the LOC8084916 gene encoding organelle RRM domain-containing protein 2, mitochondrial, which encodes MAAASAAPALLRRLLCSSTPASASASVVLRAAFCSSPGFGPSPPSSMFGDGTEVANVPPLTTPKLFVSGLSRLTTDEKLQGAFAPFGRILEAKVVTDRVSGRSKGFGFVRYATIEEAEKARQEMNAKFLDGWVIFVDPAKPRQPKPAPEQDTSSSHVGFTTNKTVGWCG
- the LOC8084917 gene encoding uncharacterized protein LOC8084917 isoform X3, with amino-acid sequence MQKHQGDRSRSTTSGVTINCVRDLLPFLYHVPVTYVSAKTDAWLDGFVTHGGYACACPASARCGYRDKVLSALQFEKHAGSESKNQNGHILLLNGKSLYDLFHELRDVPAEAFAEEFRAAAGVPMTVPAAEASSAPPSAHDWETDGVQFDGVTAEPPSAPSPGRGDVEMLTEEMARENSSTTESDTMYGVEGPAAEQIKDEAGSDHVMHDVKVGVTEIKYQLDSDLRNVRGLLSTGLLEGFRVTYRKDEVENVGRINGQGYCCGCPKCNYSSNIMNAREFEEHSGQSSHNRNDHIFLDTGISLFRLVKELKPYKLNMLGDFIEEKIGFAPNFDEYNKWKASFQKRKDKDYLDAVASGGCSAQSSRGSAAGEMIYSLRSYLKESASNTISNLNWSASKRRSGRQFRQGGTETSTPNFSGSPGKGVSGLSTGTSEKKGTEETCSENTGGPLSIDGVKSDSPVPNVVSPNYCKHDSTNGLSLSSPVTIVQGPLPNYSIGTKSKESKTRDTTLHPLIFKEGGLADNTLLTYKLKNGEVLKQGYKWGTGIICNCCSQEFAPSHFEEHAGMGRRRQPYHNIYTPEGSTLHKLALQLQDHLNSNGFDNASVSSFSDYPNLTSASGCGRQPSTTSGPIVPLKRTLQGRVVETESCYFCGYGHTTIGNIDPDMIIFCNQCERPCHVKCYNNRVVKKKVPLEILKEYVCFRFLCCQECQLLRDRLEEGLEKCEEIAFLRRIRSNICWRLLSGMDASRDVKLFMPQVIDIFKDAFVESTDEHSDIFSDMVNCKNGDQEKDFRGMYCALLTASTHVVSAAILKVRMEQIAELVLIATRRECRKKGYFILLLKSIEANLRAWNVSLLTAPVDPEMAQIWSEKLGFTILSAEEKESVLESHPLVMFKNLVLVQKSLA
- the LOC8084917 gene encoding uncharacterized protein LOC8084917 isoform X1 → MQKHQGDRSRSTTSGVTINCVRDLLPFLYHVPVTYVSAKTDAWLDGFVTHGGYACACPASARCGYRDKVLSALQFEKHAGSESKNQNGHILLLNGKSLYDLFHELRDVPAEAFAEEFRAAAGVPMTVPAAEASSAPPSAHDWETDGVQFDGVTAEPPSAPSPGRGDVEMLTEEMARLCPLGLGRENSSTTESDTMYGVEGPAAEQIKDEAGSDHVMHDVKVGVTEIKYQLDSDLRNVRGLLSTGLLEGFRVTYRKDEVENVGRINGQGYCCGCPKCNYSSNIMNAREFEEHSGQSSHNRNDHIFLDTGISLFRLVKELKPYKLNMLGDFIEEKIGFAPNFDEYNKWKASFQKRKDKDYLDAVASGGCSAQSSRGSAAGEMIYSLRSYLKESASNTISNLNWSASKRRSGRQFRQGGTETSTPNFSGSPGKGVSGLSTGTSEKKGTEETCSENTGGPLSIDGVKSDSPVPNVVSPNYCKHDSTNGLSLSSPVTIVQGPLPNYSIGTKSKESKTRDTTLHPLIFKEGGLADNTLLTYKLKNGEVLKQGYKWGTGIICNCCSQEFAPSHFEEHAGMGRRRQPYHNIYTPEGSTLHKLALQLQDHLNSNGFDNASVSSFSDYPNLTSASGCGRQPSTTSGPIVPLKRTLQGRVVETESCYFCGYGHTTIGNIDPDMIIFCNQCERPCHVKCYNNRVVKKKVPLEILKEYVCFRFLCCQECQLLRDRLEEGLEKCEEIAFLRRIRSNICWRLLSGMDASRDVKLFMPQVIDIFKDAFVESTDEHSDIFSDMVNCKNGDQEKDFRGMYCALLTASTHVVSAAILKVRMEQIAELVLIATRRECRKKGYFILLLKSIEANLRAWNVSLLTAPVDPEMAQIWSEKLGFTILSAEEKESVLESHPLVMFKNLVLVQKSLA
- the LOC8084917 gene encoding uncharacterized protein LOC8084917 isoform X2 — its product is MQKHQGDRSRSTTSGVTINCVRDLLPFLYHVPVTYVSAKTDAWLDGFVTHGGYACACPASARCGYRDKVLSALQFEKHAGSESKNQNGHILLLNGKSLYDLFHELRDVPAEAFAEEFRAAAGVPMTVPAAEASSAPPSAHDWETDGVQFDGVTAEPPSAPSPGRGDVEMLTEEMARLCPLGLGENSSTTESDTMYGVEGPAAEQIKDEAGSDHVMHDVKVGVTEIKYQLDSDLRNVRGLLSTGLLEGFRVTYRKDEVENVGRINGQGYCCGCPKCNYSSNIMNAREFEEHSGQSSHNRNDHIFLDTGISLFRLVKELKPYKLNMLGDFIEEKIGFAPNFDEYNKWKASFQKRKDKDYLDAVASGGCSAQSSRGSAAGEMIYSLRSYLKESASNTISNLNWSASKRRSGRQFRQGGTETSTPNFSGSPGKGVSGLSTGTSEKKGTEETCSENTGGPLSIDGVKSDSPVPNVVSPNYCKHDSTNGLSLSSPVTIVQGPLPNYSIGTKSKESKTRDTTLHPLIFKEGGLADNTLLTYKLKNGEVLKQGYKWGTGIICNCCSQEFAPSHFEEHAGMGRRRQPYHNIYTPEGSTLHKLALQLQDHLNSNGFDNASVSSFSDYPNLTSASGCGRQPSTTSGPIVPLKRTLQGRVVETESCYFCGYGHTTIGNIDPDMIIFCNQCERPCHVKCYNNRVVKKKVPLEILKEYVCFRFLCCQECQLLRDRLEEGLEKCEEIAFLRRIRSNICWRLLSGMDASRDVKLFMPQVIDIFKDAFVESTDEHSDIFSDMVNCKNGDQEKDFRGMYCALLTASTHVVSAAILKVRMEQIAELVLIATRRECRKKGYFILLLKSIEANLRAWNVSLLTAPVDPEMAQIWSEKLGFTILSAEEKESVLESHPLVMFKNLVLVQKSLA